One region of Mus musculus strain C57BL/6J chromosome 3, GRCm38.p6 C57BL/6J genomic DNA includes:
- the Cyb561d1 gene encoding cytochrome b561 domain-containing protein 1 isoform 1 (isoform 1 is encoded by transcript variant 1) encodes MHSMEVGLVPAPAREPRLTRWLRRGSGILAHLIALGFTIFLTVLSRPGTSLFSWHPVFMALAFCLCMAEAILLFSPEHSLFFFCSRKTRIRLHWAGQTMAILCAVLGLGFIISSKIRSEMSHLVSWHSWIGALTLLATGGQALCGLCLLCPRAARVSRVARLKLYHLTCGLVVYLMATVTVLLGMYSVWFQAQIKGTAWYLCLGLPLYPALVIMHQISSSYLPRKKVEI; translated from the exons ATGCATTCCATGGAGGTAGGTCTGGTTCCCGCTCCAGCGAGGGAGCCGAGACTGACCCGCTGGCTGCGGAGAGGCAGTGGGATCTTGGCGCACCTGATAGCTTTGGGCTTCACCATCTTTCTGACTGTGCTGTCCCGGCCCGGAACCA GTCTTTTCTCCTGGCACCCTGTGTTCATGGCCTTGGCG TTCTGTCTCTGCATGGCTGAAGCTATTCTACTCTTCTCACCTGAGCACTCCCTGTTCTTCTTCTGCTCTCGAAAAACCCGGATTCGACTCCACTGGGCAGGGCAGACCATGGCCATCCTCTGTGCTGTCCTAGGCTTGGGCTTCATCATTTCCAGCAAGATCCGAAGTGAGATGTCCCATTTGGTGTCCTGGCACAGCTGGATAGGAGCCTTGACACTGTTGGCCACTGGAGGACAGGCACTGTGTGGGCTCTGCCTCCTCTGTCCACGAGCAGCCCGGGTCTCAAGGGTGGCTCGCCTCAAGCTCTACCATCTGACGTGTGGCCTGGTTGTCTACCTGATGGCTACAGTAACGGTGCTCTTGGGCATGTACTCAGTGTGGTTCCAGGCCCAGATCAAAGGTACAGCCTGGTACCTGTGCCTGGGACTACCATTGTACCCAGCCCTGGTGATCATGCACCAGATCTCCAGCTCCTACTTGCCAAGGAAGAAGGTGGAGATATGA
- the Cyb561d1 gene encoding cytochrome b561 domain-containing protein 1 isoform X3 → MALAFCLCMAEAILLFSPEHSLFFFCSRKTRIRLHWAGQTMAILCAVLGLGFIISSKIRSEMSHLVSWHSWIGALTLLATGGQALCGLCLLCPRAARVSRVARLKLYHLTCGLVVYLMATVTVLLGMYSVWFQAQIKGTAWYLCLGLPLYPALVIMHQISSSYLPRKKVEI, encoded by the exons ATGGCCTTGGCG TTCTGTCTCTGCATGGCTGAAGCTATTCTACTCTTCTCACCTGAGCACTCCCTGTTCTTCTTCTGCTCTCGAAAAACCCGGATTCGACTCCACTGGGCAGGGCAGACCATGGCCATCCTCTGTGCTGTCCTAGGCTTGGGCTTCATCATTTCCAGCAAGATCCGAAGTGAGATGTCCCATTTGGTGTCCTGGCACAGCTGGATAGGAGCCTTGACACTGTTGGCCACTGGAGGACAGGCACTGTGTGGGCTCTGCCTCCTCTGTCCACGAGCAGCCCGGGTCTCAAGGGTGGCTCGCCTCAAGCTCTACCATCTGACGTGTGGCCTGGTTGTCTACCTGATGGCTACAGTAACGGTGCTCTTGGGCATGTACTCAGTGTGGTTCCAGGCCCAGATCAAAGGTACAGCCTGGTACCTGTGCCTGGGACTACCATTGTACCCAGCCCTGGTGATCATGCACCAGATCTCCAGCTCCTACTTGCCAAGGAAGAAGGTGGAGATATGA
- the Cyb561d1 gene encoding cytochrome b561 domain-containing protein 1 isoform X1, with translation MSLFSWHPVFMALAFCLCMAEAILLFSPEHSLFFFCSRKTRIRLHWAGQTMAILCAVLGLGFIISSKIRSEMSHLVSWHSWIGALTLLATGGQALCGLCLLCPRAARVSRVARLKLYHLTCGLVVYLMATVTVLLGMYSVWFQAQIKGTAWYLCLGLPLYPALVIMHQISSSYLPRKKVEI, from the exons ATGA GTCTTTTCTCCTGGCACCCTGTGTTCATGGCCTTGGCG TTCTGTCTCTGCATGGCTGAAGCTATTCTACTCTTCTCACCTGAGCACTCCCTGTTCTTCTTCTGCTCTCGAAAAACCCGGATTCGACTCCACTGGGCAGGGCAGACCATGGCCATCCTCTGTGCTGTCCTAGGCTTGGGCTTCATCATTTCCAGCAAGATCCGAAGTGAGATGTCCCATTTGGTGTCCTGGCACAGCTGGATAGGAGCCTTGACACTGTTGGCCACTGGAGGACAGGCACTGTGTGGGCTCTGCCTCCTCTGTCCACGAGCAGCCCGGGTCTCAAGGGTGGCTCGCCTCAAGCTCTACCATCTGACGTGTGGCCTGGTTGTCTACCTGATGGCTACAGTAACGGTGCTCTTGGGCATGTACTCAGTGTGGTTCCAGGCCCAGATCAAAGGTACAGCCTGGTACCTGTGCCTGGGACTACCATTGTACCCAGCCCTGGTGATCATGCACCAGATCTCCAGCTCCTACTTGCCAAGGAAGAAGGTGGAGATATGA
- the Cyb561d1 gene encoding cytochrome b561 domain-containing protein 1 isoform X2, whose protein sequence is MHSMEFCLCMAEAILLFSPEHSLFFFCSRKTRIRLHWAGQTMAILCAVLGLGFIISSKIRSEMSHLVSWHSWIGALTLLATGGQALCGLCLLCPRAARVSRVARLKLYHLTCGLVVYLMATVTVLLGMYSVWFQAQIKGTAWYLCLGLPLYPALVIMHQISSSYLPRKKVEI, encoded by the exons ATGCATTCCATGGAG TTCTGTCTCTGCATGGCTGAAGCTATTCTACTCTTCTCACCTGAGCACTCCCTGTTCTTCTTCTGCTCTCGAAAAACCCGGATTCGACTCCACTGGGCAGGGCAGACCATGGCCATCCTCTGTGCTGTCCTAGGCTTGGGCTTCATCATTTCCAGCAAGATCCGAAGTGAGATGTCCCATTTGGTGTCCTGGCACAGCTGGATAGGAGCCTTGACACTGTTGGCCACTGGAGGACAGGCACTGTGTGGGCTCTGCCTCCTCTGTCCACGAGCAGCCCGGGTCTCAAGGGTGGCTCGCCTCAAGCTCTACCATCTGACGTGTGGCCTGGTTGTCTACCTGATGGCTACAGTAACGGTGCTCTTGGGCATGTACTCAGTGTGGTTCCAGGCCCAGATCAAAGGTACAGCCTGGTACCTGTGCCTGGGACTACCATTGTACCCAGCCCTGGTGATCATGCACCAGATCTCCAGCTCCTACTTGCCAAGGAAGAAGGTGGAGATATGA